The proteins below are encoded in one region of Oncorhynchus nerka isolate Pitt River linkage group LG15, Oner_Uvic_2.0, whole genome shotgun sequence:
- the LOC115143789 gene encoding leucine-rich repeat-containing protein 3-like, with product MCLSGRTGCHGGDGLGLRRGLGKVLERGGLGTKLGKERRLERGRARERGQGTRTWLGQETRLGRDLGRGLGGWSFTLLVLLLLLSPVFPQCPDSCHCVWESSMVLCTDAGLREFPQGLPPDTVTLHLERNYIHSLPESAFRELTHLRELYLSHNRIDTLSSGALRHLSSELRLLDLSHNLLRQASRDEFSSTRAKTRLYHNPWHCDCTLQELMETLNLEPETVNGIVCESSVRSAGEVSRWEDPGGAGEHAGQPLVKLLDSGVNFCNLQRKTTDVAMLVTMFVWFFMVIVYVVYYVRQNQAETRRHLEYLKSLPSPRKTVTETDTISTGL from the exons ATGTGCCTCAGCGGGAGGACTGGATGTCATGGAGGAGATGGATTGGGGCTGCGGAGAGGATTGGGTAAAGTGttggagagaggagggctgggcaCAAAGCTTGGGaaagagagaagactggagagagggagggcgagagagagagggcagggaaccAGGACATGGCTGgggcaggagacgaggcttggGAGAGACCTGGGTCGAGGCCTGGGAGGCTGGTCATTCACCCTGCTGGTCCTGCTCCTCCTACTCTCCCCGGTGTTCCCCCAGTGCCCTGACAGCTGTCACTGTGTGTGGGAGAGCAGCATGGTGCTGTGTACGGACGCTGGGCTCCGTGAGTTCCCCCAGGGCCTTCCTCCGGACACCGTCACCCTCCACCTGGAGAGGAACTACATCCACTCGCTCCCCGAGAGCGCCTTTAG GGAGCTGACCCACCTGAGGGAGCTTTACCTCTCCCACAACCGCATCGACACCCTCTCCTCTGGGGCCCTGCGCCACCTGAGCTCAGAGCTCCGTCTCCTGGATCTTTCACACAACCTGTTACGCCAGGCCAGCCGGGACGAGTTCAGTTCCACGCGGGCCAAGACGCGCCTCTACCACAACCCGTGGCACTGCGACTGTACCCTGCAGGAGCTGATGGAGACGTTAAATCTAGAGCCGGAGACGGTCAATGGGATCGTGTGTGAGAGCTCTGTGAGGAGCGCCGGGGAGGTGAGTCGCTGGGAGGATCCAGGGGGTGCAGGGGAGCACGCCGGTCAACCGCTGGTTAAATTACTTGACTCTGGGGTGAACTTCTGTAATCTCCAGAGGAAGACCACGGATGTGGCCATGCTGGTGACCATGTTCGTGTGGTTCTTCATGGTCATTGTTTATGTGGTCTACTACGTGAGACAGAACCAGGCTGAGACCAGAAGACATCTGGAGTATCTGAAGAGTTTGCCCAGTCCGAGGAAAACAGTCACGGAGACAGACACGATAAGCACTGGTCTCTGA